A genomic region of Tsukamurella pulmonis contains the following coding sequences:
- the cbiE gene encoding precorrin-6y C5,15-methyltransferase (decarboxylating) subunit CbiE, with product MTVTVVGIGADGWPGLTDGARRALLDASVIHGASRQLAYLPQDIAEEAARPWPSPLLPAIDGLADGVHVLASGDPMFYGVGATIARRRPDLDLRVIPHLSSFALACARLRWPAEEVTVVSAVARDPAPLVQAIRAGRRTIVLSESGATPAAIADLLRDAGLAATMTVLEQLGGGREKVRPFRRDLRIDDLNVVALEPEAPAGEFVFEHDGQITKADIRALTVAALRPTPGWIWDFGAGSGSVGISWAAQAGGSVVAVERRADRAKTITRNAARAGVPLEPVVGDTADLTADLPVPDAIFIGGGLTETLAAACVGVLPAGGRLVANTVTVEGQNLVSTLRARYGGTLRSYTVADLEPLGGGTAWRPRRPIVQWVFVKEAS from the coding sequence ATGACGGTGACGGTGGTCGGGATCGGCGCCGACGGCTGGCCCGGCCTCACCGACGGTGCGCGGCGCGCGCTGCTCGACGCGAGCGTCATCCACGGCGCGTCCCGGCAGCTCGCGTACCTCCCGCAGGACATCGCCGAGGAGGCCGCGCGTCCGTGGCCCTCGCCGCTGCTGCCCGCGATCGACGGGCTGGCCGACGGGGTGCACGTCCTGGCCAGTGGCGACCCGATGTTCTACGGGGTGGGCGCGACGATCGCGCGCCGGCGCCCCGACCTCGACCTGCGGGTCATCCCGCACCTGTCCTCGTTCGCGCTGGCCTGCGCCCGGCTGCGCTGGCCCGCCGAGGAGGTCACCGTCGTCTCCGCGGTGGCGCGCGATCCGGCGCCCCTCGTGCAGGCGATCCGCGCGGGCCGGCGCACGATCGTCCTCAGCGAATCGGGCGCCACCCCGGCGGCGATCGCTGACCTGCTGCGCGACGCCGGTCTCGCCGCGACGATGACGGTGCTGGAGCAGCTCGGCGGTGGCCGGGAGAAGGTCCGCCCGTTCCGCCGGGACCTGCGCATCGACGACCTGAACGTGGTCGCGCTCGAACCGGAGGCGCCGGCGGGGGAGTTCGTCTTCGAGCACGACGGCCAGATCACCAAGGCCGACATCCGCGCGCTGACGGTCGCGGCACTGCGCCCCACGCCGGGCTGGATCTGGGACTTCGGGGCCGGATCGGGTTCCGTCGGCATCTCGTGGGCGGCACAGGCCGGTGGCTCCGTCGTCGCGGTGGAACGCCGCGCCGACCGGGCGAAGACGATCACGCGCAACGCCGCCCGCGCCGGGGTACCGCTCGAACCGGTCGTCGGCGACACCGCGGACCTCACCGCGGACCTGCCCGTACCGGACGCGATCTTCATCGGCGGCGGCCTCACCGAGACGCTCGCGGCGGCGTGCGTCGGCGTGCTGCCCGCGGGGGGCCGGCTGGTGGCGAACACGGTCACCGTCGAGGGGCAGAACCTGGTGAGCACCCTGCGCGCCCGGTACGGCGGCACGCTGCGCAGCTACACGGTGGCCGACCTGGAACCGCTCGGCGGCGGGACCGCGTGGCGCCCGCGGCGACCGATCGTGCAGTGGGTGTTCGTGAAGGAGGCGTCGTGA
- a CDS encoding pyridoxamine 5'-phosphate oxidase family protein encodes MPNRDRPVLNPDALAFVTDRHLATLSTLRADGTPHTVAIAFTYDPATGLARVITSGHTQKARNAARGGYAALTQVDGARWLTLEGPARVVTDAEAVRDAEARYAVRYKPPRENPQRVVIEIEVTRVLGSSTLRA; translated from the coding sequence GTGCCGAACCGTGACCGCCCCGTCCTCAACCCCGACGCCCTCGCCTTCGTGACGGACCGTCACCTGGCGACGCTGAGCACCCTGCGTGCCGACGGGACGCCGCACACCGTGGCGATCGCGTTCACCTACGACCCCGCGACCGGTCTGGCGCGGGTGATCACCTCCGGCCACACGCAGAAGGCGCGCAACGCCGCGCGCGGCGGGTACGCGGCGCTGACGCAGGTCGACGGTGCCCGCTGGCTCACGCTGGAGGGCCCGGCGCGAGTGGTGACCGACGCGGAAGCGGTCCGCGACGCGGAGGCGCGCTACGCCGTCCGCTACAAGCCGCCGCGGGAGAACCCGCAGCGCGTGGTGATCGAGATCGAGGTCACCCGCGTGCTGGGGTCGAGCACGCTGCGCGCCTAG
- a CDS encoding SDR family NAD(P)-dependent oxidoreductase, translating into MSADRIPDGAVLLLGGRSEVGLEVAKRIAPGRDVVLGARRSEYLDEQIAALREVGATGVYPIEFDADRTQEHTRFLDEVADRFGRIGVAVVAFGILGDQARAEADPAHAVQIAQTDYVAQVSILLGLANLLRVQDPRVGGKGAIIAFSSVAGVRVRKANYVYGSTKAGLDGFVQGFTDSLHGSGIHVLLARPGFIVGTMTRELMASGVRPAPFSRTAPQVAEATVHALRRGRRTVWIPPLLRPLYAGLRFVPQAIWRRMPR; encoded by the coding sequence GTGAGTGCGGACAGGATTCCCGACGGTGCGGTGCTGCTCCTGGGCGGCCGGAGCGAGGTCGGCCTGGAGGTGGCCAAGCGGATCGCCCCGGGCCGCGACGTGGTCCTCGGCGCCCGCCGCTCCGAGTACCTCGACGAGCAGATCGCCGCGTTGCGCGAGGTCGGTGCCACCGGCGTCTACCCGATCGAGTTCGACGCGGACCGCACGCAGGAGCACACCCGGTTCCTCGACGAGGTCGCCGATCGCTTCGGCCGCATCGGCGTCGCCGTGGTCGCCTTCGGCATCCTCGGCGACCAGGCCCGCGCCGAGGCGGACCCCGCGCACGCCGTGCAGATCGCGCAGACCGACTACGTGGCACAGGTGTCGATCCTCCTCGGCCTGGCGAACCTGCTGCGCGTGCAGGATCCCCGCGTGGGCGGCAAGGGCGCCATCATCGCCTTCTCGTCCGTCGCCGGGGTGCGGGTCCGCAAGGCCAACTACGTCTACGGCAGCACCAAGGCCGGGCTCGACGGGTTCGTGCAGGGCTTCACGGACTCCCTGCACGGCAGCGGCATCCATGTGCTGCTCGCGCGGCCGGGGTTCATCGTCGGGACGATGACGCGCGAGCTCATGGCGTCCGGGGTGCGGCCCGCGCCGTTCAGCCGCACGGCCCCGCAGGTCGCGGAGGCGACGGTGCACGCGCTGCGCCGGGGCCGCCGCACCGTGTGGATCCCGCCGCTCCTGCGTCCGCTCTACGCCGGCCTGCGCTTCGTCCCCCAGGCGATCTGGCGCCGGATGCCCCGATGA
- a CDS encoding sugar porter family MFS transporter codes for MTHGGGTTADGPSIFEEGEGNSGRVIQIAVVAAMGGLLFGYDSAVINGATKAIEGRFDIHGYTLGFAVASALLGAAAGAMTAGRIADRIGRLRVMQIAAVLFFLSAVGCAFATQTWMLILFRVIGGVGVGVASVIAPAYIAEVSPARIRGRLGSLQQLAIVLGIFLSLLIDWLLASLAGGASNDLWLGMEAWRWMFLVMAIPAVVYGVASTLIPESPRYLVSRHRIPEARRVLTMLLGEKNLDLTVHRIEESLAGEEKHSWRDLMKPGGGVYPIVWVGLLLSIFQQAVGINVIFYYSNMLWQAVGFEESQSNQISVFTSIVNVVVTIVAILLVDRIGRRPLLLIGSIGMTVSLATMALCFSTAEMIDGKPSLTGAVGVLALVAANLFVIFFGVSWGPVVWVLLGEMFPNRIRAAALSLAAAAQWAANWAITVTFPKMEGNLTLAYGLYATFALLSLFFVYRFVPETKGKTLEDMDGNLPAR; via the coding sequence ATGACCCACGGCGGCGGCACGACGGCCGACGGTCCCTCGATCTTCGAGGAGGGCGAGGGCAACAGCGGCCGCGTCATCCAGATCGCCGTCGTCGCGGCGATGGGCGGCCTGCTCTTCGGCTACGACAGCGCCGTCATCAACGGCGCCACCAAGGCCATCGAGGGACGCTTCGACATCCACGGCTACACCCTCGGCTTCGCGGTGGCCTCGGCTCTGCTCGGCGCCGCCGCCGGTGCCATGACGGCGGGCCGTATCGCCGACCGGATCGGCCGCCTGCGGGTCATGCAGATCGCGGCGGTGCTGTTCTTCCTCAGCGCCGTGGGCTGCGCGTTCGCCACCCAGACCTGGATGTTGATCCTGTTCCGGGTGATCGGCGGCGTCGGCGTCGGCGTCGCGTCGGTGATCGCCCCGGCGTACATCGCCGAGGTCTCCCCGGCGCGGATCCGGGGACGGCTGGGCTCGCTGCAGCAGCTCGCGATCGTGCTCGGCATCTTCCTGTCCCTGCTGATCGACTGGCTGTTGGCCTCCCTCGCGGGCGGCGCCTCGAACGACCTGTGGCTGGGCATGGAGGCCTGGCGGTGGATGTTCCTGGTCATGGCGATCCCCGCGGTCGTCTACGGCGTGGCGTCGACGCTCATCCCCGAGTCGCCGCGCTACCTGGTCTCCCGGCACCGGATCCCCGAGGCGCGCCGGGTGCTCACGATGCTGCTCGGCGAGAAGAACCTCGATCTCACGGTGCACCGGATCGAGGAGAGCCTCGCCGGCGAGGAGAAACACTCGTGGCGCGACCTGATGAAGCCGGGCGGCGGCGTGTACCCGATCGTCTGGGTGGGCCTGCTGCTGTCGATCTTCCAGCAGGCCGTGGGGATCAACGTGATCTTCTACTACTCGAACATGCTCTGGCAGGCGGTCGGGTTCGAGGAGTCCCAGTCGAACCAGATCAGCGTCTTCACCTCGATCGTCAACGTCGTCGTCACGATCGTCGCCATCCTGCTGGTGGACCGGATCGGGCGCCGCCCGCTGCTGCTCATCGGCTCGATCGGCATGACGGTCTCGCTCGCCACGATGGCGCTGTGCTTCAGCACCGCCGAGATGATCGACGGCAAGCCCTCGCTCACCGGCGCGGTCGGTGTCCTCGCGCTCGTGGCCGCGAACCTGTTCGTCATCTTCTTCGGGGTCAGCTGGGGCCCCGTGGTCTGGGTGCTGCTCGGCGAGATGTTCCCCAACCGCATCCGCGCCGCGGCGCTCTCGCTGGCCGCGGCCGCGCAGTGGGCGGCGAACTGGGCCATCACCGTGACCTTCCCCAAGATGGAGGGGAACCTCACGCTCGCGTACGGCCTGTACGCGACCTTCGCCCTGCTCTCGCTGTTCTTCGTCTACCGGTTCGTCCCGGAGACCAAGGGCAAGACCCTCGAGGACATGGACGGGAACCTGCCCGCCCGCTAG